Proteins encoded by one window of Bdellovibrionota bacterium:
- a CDS encoding BPL-N domain-containing protein — translation MIGFAESQPLALVYKGPGSCVEIPQNIGCSESAAEMAKRAGFRVEYVGPKETSFEVFKDAKVWIQPGGRARLQVLNMAPELKKNIAQFVSEGGGYVGFCAGAFLAADQFGWEDPEKPENNFESKGLGIVPGYGHYINFFGKKVAEIIPVIWGDSKRDVYWEEGPYFLEQKNYAPGTEIVAYYPFEFKETKARPIMSLNTSYKKGRVAITSVHPEAPQEWREYYKITDNDGLDYNLAVDMIKWSAAK, via the coding sequence TTGATAGGATTTGCTGAATCTCAACCACTGGCCTTAGTCTACAAGGGGCCAGGTTCTTGCGTTGAGATTCCTCAAAATATTGGTTGCTCAGAATCTGCAGCAGAGATGGCAAAACGCGCTGGCTTCAGAGTAGAATACGTTGGTCCGAAAGAGACTTCATTTGAAGTTTTTAAGGACGCAAAAGTATGGATTCAACCTGGAGGAAGGGCACGTCTACAGGTTTTGAATATGGCCCCAGAACTTAAGAAGAATATTGCTCAGTTTGTTTCCGAAGGTGGAGGCTACGTAGGCTTCTGTGCCGGAGCTTTTTTGGCAGCGGATCAGTTTGGGTGGGAAGACCCCGAGAAGCCAGAGAATAATTTTGAGTCTAAAGGCTTAGGAATTGTTCCTGGATATGGACACTACATTAACTTTTTCGGAAAAAAAGTGGCAGAGATCATTCCAGTAATTTGGGGTGATTCAAAGCGTGATGTCTACTGGGAAGAAGGTCCCTATTTCTTAGAGCAAAAAAATTATGCTCCAGGAACAGAGATTGTTGCTTACTATCCTTTTGAATTTAAAGAAACAAAAGCTAGACCGATTATGAGCCTCAACACTTCTTATAAAAAAGGAAGAGTAGCCATTACATCTGTTCACCCGGAAGCTCCTCAGGAATGGCGCGAATACTACAAAATCACTGATAACGACGGCCTAGATTACAATCTCGCAGTAGATATGATTAAGTGGTCGGCAGCAAAATAA